GGAACTGGCTGTAGGATGTTAGGCAGAATTTGGGTGTATCAGTTGTGGCTCGGAGATGTTTCTCACAGAACTGATCACTGTCCCAATATCCATGCAGAAGACCAAATTAAAAGcgaggagaaatacctaatgtaagtgacgagttaatgggtgcagcacaccaacatggcacacgtatacgtatataacaaacctgcacgttgtgcacatgtaccctagaactaaaagtataataataagaaaaaaaaagcgaGGCTGGAGAAAGGATGGGTATCTAGCCTATTCTTATCCCGCCTCatgatgttttctaaatatttacagaaagaaAGTGTACAGAGTAGTTTCCTGGTCAAACTCTGATGAGTATCTTAGTActtttccctccccttcttcTCACGTCCTCTTTGGGGACGGGTCGTCAAGTCTTTGAGTTTCTAGTTATTGGTATTGACTGGTTTATAACCTCCTCTTTCACCCAGATCGTCAAGGGCCGTTtgcaaagcactcccaaatagaGCCTCTTGGAGAAGGAGAAACTGCTATCACGCAAAACAGCCTTGAGCTCGCTGACTCCGCTGCCTCGAAAAACCAGAGTCCGGAGGCAGTTTGATGCAGACACTATTCCCCAACCTTCTTCCCCTCCTTGTCGTCTCTATTGCACTCTTGGCGGCTCCTGGGATACAAGAGGGTGCAGGACAGACTTCAACCCGCAGCAGGACCCAGCGCGGAAAGCTCCGCAGCAGGATCCAACGCAGAAAGCCCCGCAGCACTTGTTTTGGGGGGCTCCTGTTTCCTTAAGCTTAGAAGGTGTGGTCGCTCACGTTCACGGTCCCGCCTCTCGCCCGGCAGCTCCACGCGGAGTCCCGCCCTCTCCGCGGGAGAGGTGCGCAGGGATCAGAGCGTCCAGCTCCGACGCGCGGCTCCCAAAGGGTGGCAGGAGGAGCCCAGCGGGGCTCAGCCTCAGTTACCAGCAGTCTGCAGGCAGAGGTTGTGGAGGTTAAGATCCAGGCAGCCTCAGGGCGTTGTCCTAGAAAACACCGTTTAAGCAGAGACGAGTTAGTGTCTCGGGGCGTCTCCCAGGCTCCGCCCTGCGCCCGCGGCCAGCGCTGTGGGCGAGACCCCAGCCGGCTGCTACTGGAGACTTGGGCACCTCTCGCGCCTGGGCGGGCAGCCTCGTCTCTGCACCCCTAGGCGGCGCTGCGCTCCTCAACACTCGGCCGGTTCCGCTTTCCCAGACGGCTACCCAGCCTCCAGCCTAGCAAGCCCTGCTCCCAGCTGGCCAGCCCCGGCAATGCCGGCGTTCGGGAACGGCAACGTCGGCGGTCGCTGAGTATCTAGCCCGCAGCAGTGACGGCCGGCAGGAGCGTGCTCTTCCCCGCGGCTCGTGCTCTCCAGGAGTCCGGAGCATGGTCCTGGGTCACTGTTGGTATAGCGTGTTGGTGGAACGTGGACGCCCAGAGGGAGGATGGTGGGCTGGGGGGTGGCAGTTCTATGTTTGTGGGTTTCCTGCGGCGCTGCCGCGGGACAGCTCGAGTACTCAGTGCCGGAGGAGACGGAGCGGGGCGTAGCTGTAGGCAATGTCGCCGCGGACTTGAGGCTGCCAGCGGCCGCTCTGTCCTCGCGGAACTTTCGCTTCCTTTCCAGCCACCGCGAGCTCTACTTCAGGGTGGACCTAGCCAGCGGCAACTTGGTGGTCAGAGAACCGGCGGACCGCGAGCGGCTGTGCAGGGGCAAAGCTGCCTGCGTCTTGACCTACGACGTGGTGCTCGAGGACCCTCTGGAGCTGCACAAGATTCGGGTTCACGTCCTGGACACCAATGACAACTCACCTCTCTTTCCTGCCGGCGACGTGCAGCTGCACATCCCCGAGTTCCTGACGCCCGGAGCCCGCTTTACTCTCCCGAATGCCCAAGATGACGACGAGGGAAGCAATGGGATACTAAGCTACAGCCTAAGCCCCAGTCAGCACTTTCGCCTGGACATGGGATCGCGGGTTGACGGCAGCGAATACCCGGAGTTGGTGTTGGAGAAAGCACTGGATCGCGAACAGCGCGCCACCCACCTGCTGGTGCTTACAGCTCGGGACGGCGGGCTACCTGCCCGCTCAGGAGACGCACAAGTCACCATCATAGTGGTGGACACAAATGACAACGCGCCTGTATTTGAGCGCTCCGTATACCGCACCAAGGTTCCAGAGACTGCACCCAATGGGACTGTGTTATTCCGAGTTCAAGCCTTGGATCCAGATGAAGGGTCCAATGGGGAAGTCCGATACTCCCTAAGCAATAGCACGCAAGCAGAATTGCGACACCGCTTTCATGTGCACCCTAAAAGTGGAGAGGTGCAAGTAGCTGCTTCACTAGGTCCGCCGGAAACGCTCTTGGAGGCATACATTGAGGCGAGGGACGAAGGTGTCTTTGGTTTAGCTAGCACCGCTAAACTGCTGGTGGAGGTGACTGACGTGAACGATCATGCCCCCGAACTAGACTTCATGACTCTTTGGAACCCAGTACCGGAGGACGCTGCTCCTGGCACAGTGATTGCTCTCTTTAATGTAAAGGATGAAGACCTCGGTTCTAATGGTAGGGTCATTTGTGGCATGTCTAGTGGAGGCCCTTTTCAGCTGACGGCTTCCTTTGACAACTACTACAGCCTGCTGATTGATGGGCCCCTGGACCGGGAACGGATCAGTGAATACCAAGTCCTGATCACGGCCTCAGATAGTGGCTCACCCCCACTTAGCACCCGAAGGACAATCACTGTGTCAGTTGCTGATGTGAATGACAATACACCAAGCTTTCCTCAACCGCAGCAGGAACTTTTCGTTGCTGAAAACAATGGCCCTGGGGCCTCTCTAGGCCAAGTGTTTGCCCAGGACCCTGACCTGGGGAAGAATGGCCTTGTCTCTTATGAGCTGTTGGATGTTATCTCTGAAGGGCCACCAGCCTCTAGCTTGGTGGCAGTGGAATCATCCAGTGGGGCTATCACTGCCAAAACTTCTTTTGACTTTGAGCAGCTCAGGGGGTTTCACTTCCAAGTAGAAGGCCGGGACAGTGGCATTCCTCCCAGAAGTGCAACAGTGACTATAAACTTGTTTGTGGTAGATAGGAATGATAATTATCCAGTTATCTTGTTTCCCTTGCCCAGAAATGGTTCTGTCCCTGTGGAAATTGTGCCCCGCTCTGCCAGGACTGGACACTTGGTCACAAAAGTAGTAGCAGAGGATGCAGACAGTGGTTCTAATGCCTGGCTTTCCTACCACATCTCCCGGGCGTCTGACTCTAGTCTTTTTAGAATTTCAGCCAATATAGGTGAACTCCGTACTGCTCGTTTAGTTCTTCCCACTGATGCAGTTAAGCAGAGCGTGGTGGTAGTGGTTCGGGACCATGGAGACCCACCACTTTCCTCCTCTGTCACTCTGGGTGTGCTGTTGAGTAACTCTGTTCCTCAGTTACTTCCAGACTTTGAAGATGTCTGGGAACCAGGAGGGCAGCTTTCTGCCCAGAACTTGTATTTAGTAATTGCCTTGgcttgtatttcctttttatttctgggaTGCTTACTTTTCTTCGTGTGTACCAAGTTGCACCAGAGCCCAGGTTGTTGCCCTCAGAGCTGCTGTCGCTCTACAGAGGATCTGAGGTATGGAAGGAAGATGGTTTCAAATCCTTACATGACATCAGCCACCGTAGATGTCACTACAGTTGAGAGACTTTCTCAGACTTATCTGTATCGGGCCTCTCTGGGACTTGGTTCTGATAATAACAGTTTGCTGTTGCGTGGGGAGTACAATGCTGCCGACCTGCGAAATCTTGCCACTGGGGTAGGACTGAATTTGCCAATATCCTGTATTCAGATTCGGAATAGGAAAGGGGATCACGCTAATGTCAATGCCATGGTAAGCAAATTTTATGGAATTTGATTCCTTTGACCAGGAGATGGCTGCTAGCTGTGTTCTGAAATATTTGTTAGACAAGCCTTTCACAACATTTCATCAATTGAATTAAACACTCCTTCTTAGCACTTCCTGTGCCAAGAAATCTGAAAGTATAGAAGTATTAGAAGATTGCCCTAGGCCTCAAGGGACTTATagtttatttttgagaaacaaGGGTAAAAATTAAAACCTATTTAAGAACAATAAAAGTAATATGGCATGAaggtctaaaattaaaaataaagtaccaaaatattttataagcaaCAGATATGTAAGGCACTCTAATATTTAaactgaagaataaaaaatatgtaagagTCTGCTTAATATGAATATAATATGAAAGGTGAGACATTTACTTAAACTATTGCAATGCATTATTAAAAGATGACAATAACCAcaaaagatgtaaaaataaattataatgggggttaaaagaagggagaaagggaacatAAGAGAACATCTGAGTGGGGAGGAAGAAGTCAGAGAAGGCTTTGTGATAGAGATCACAGATTTAGTTGGATCTTTAATATGATACACCATTTAATCAAAAACAGTGTATTCTCTAGCCTATACTTTTCATGAATACCATTTTGGTGAAGGTGTCTTCTTTGGGAATGCACCCTAAAACATAGCTAATAGCTCCATAGCAGTGTTTTGTAAGTACACAGAAATTGTAAGCCTGTCTCATAACATCTATTTATACTGATAGGAGATCATATTGTTGGATATAGAACTTGACAaccttttgttttgtgtttctattGATAATATTTTACAAAGAGGAAAGATGAGTAATTTTTATGTCAGAAATATTTATGTGTTCAAAGGTGCACTTACCATCCAAAGTCCATTCAACttgaatttaatttcttttattttagaggacaaatacatttaacaaataagtaaatatcatATTTGAGAGTAATGTAGCTAATAAAAGTTAAGTGATTCAAATACTTCAATTTATCTGTTAGTGGCCCTTGgcatttcaaaacttttttttttttttttgagacaggggtctcactatgctgcctaggctggtctcaaactcctagcctcaagtgatcctcccacctaggcctcccaaagtgctggggttataggcatgagccactgcagctggccctCAAACTTCT
The Macaca mulatta isolate MMU2019108-1 chromosome 6, T2T-MMU8v2.0, whole genome shotgun sequence DNA segment above includes these coding regions:
- the PCDHAC1 gene encoding protocadherin alpha-C1; this translates as MVGWGVAVLCLWVSCGAAAGQLEYSVPEETERGVAVGNVAADLRLPAAALSSRNFRFLSSHRELYFRVDLASGNLVVREPADRERLCRGKAACVLTYDVVLEDPLELHKIRVHVLDTNDNSPLFPAGDVQLHIPEFLTPGARFTLPNAQDDDEGSNGILSYSLSPSQHFRLDMGSRVDGSEYPELVLEKALDREQRATHLLVLTARDGGLPARSGDAQVTIIVVDTNDNAPVFERSVYRTKVPETAPNGTVLFRVQALDPDEGSNGEVRYSLSNSTQAELRHRFHVHPKSGEVQVAASLGPPETLLEAYIEARDEGVFGLASTAKLLVEVTDVNDHAPELDFMTLWNPVPEDAAPGTVIALFNVKDEDLGSNGRVICGMSSGGPFQLTASFDNYYSLLIDGPLDRERISEYQVLITASDSGSPPLSTRRTITVSVADVNDNTPSFPQPQQELFVAENNGPGASLGQVFAQDPDLGKNGLVSYELLDVISEGPPASSLVAVESSSGAITAKTSFDFEQLRGFHFQVEGRDSGIPPRSATVTINLFVVDRNDNYPVILFPLPRNGSVPVEIVPRSARTGHLVTKVVAEDADSGSNAWLSYHISRASDSSLFRISANIGELRTARLVLPTDAVKQSVVVVVRDHGDPPLSSSVTLGVLLSNSVPQLLPDFEDVWEPGGQLSAQNLYLVIALACISFLFLGCLLFFVCTKLHQSPGCCPQSCCRSTEDLRYGRKMVSNPYMTSATVDVTTVERLSQTYLYRASLGLGSDNNSLLLRGEYNAADLRNLATGVGLNLPISCIQIRNRKGDHANVNAMVSKFYGI